The Oryza sativa Japonica Group chromosome 11, ASM3414082v1 DNA window gacattttcgttgagcctcactgcccgcagcgtgtgatgagacagttcggacttaggcaggtgtttccgggcaacgtgcagccgaccgtcctccctgccgaccacttgtgagttcggattgttcatttctaaatttttatgatacttacttcatcgagccatataatttacctctcttcacaggttgactcgacggggacagctagcaggcgcactttgggctccacgtgtacaacagtacgttgacgactgggtgttagctacagaggaggtgatcaacgagctcttcccacacacggaggagaactaccgtgactaccttcgctggtaccttcctcgcactcgtgcgcgtgtgaccttcactccagacgccccagagccgcacgttgccgctgtcacggacgcgtatcccacgcaccgtgaccgagactacttcgtgggggtacgtcgaatttgtattagttcttacaattatttcatttatcttgcataatataggacaactactgaattttttatttccatcttgcataggctgatgccgcacgggatatcagtgccgatatcaccgcagtccaagtgaggttgaacagaggtttgcacttgactgacgttgagcagagggtgaccttcgaccggatgcaggagaagatgcgtgcggtcatgcgcgtcttctcctgtcgcaacgccgtggacgtcgtacctccagctggtccggtacaaccacggcctcgcgcgcctaccgtcggagcaggacctcgacctacggcacctgtttcgcacggtactgctcagcccagaggtttcttaagttttgtttatgtttttgtacgaaaacatcaccccgtcgtaacttgatgttccatcctcgcaggacctcgtttgccttcgagcgtccctagcttcggagcagtgcgacctacagcaccggtttcgcatggtacagttcagcccagacattagttcatttttgtttcagcttttgcacgaatatgtcaccatgttttaactgcacgtttcctcatcgcaggacctcgtctgccttcgagcgcgttcgcaggcacgaccggcgcttccgcgagctccgcaggggcgttcgccacctcttcgggcgcgttcgctagctcttcctctcacggagcgtcgatccctcgcccacacggtactttactttttattaatactattaaatacatgtatgaaactgatggtccttgtccagcaggatttgcagccgggatcttcgttactggggcctcttcgtctcacgtcggtaggactggtcctactagccagttctacgacgacgacttgcacggtgcacaccaccacgacgtactaggctcctctcagcttggaggagctccagaggcgcacactcaggagcagccagaggtcacacctgtacaggcaggacgggttggctgtgccgtacccccggaccgactcacgtactcccaggggcacattagggcgcagggtaggagggacaggggtaagaggcctcgtcagtagtgttctacctcttcagtccttatgtgaccgtttcttttggcttacaaacttgtaaagcagtactacttttgctattactactgcagtactacttgtgtttgtctcgtctacatagttcttttcattcatatggtgctagaacaacttatgctcacgacaacacactttcgtacaatggattgacacagtcagagttacttcaagtggcgggccgataacgcaacctgaaccgaccatacagttcattcatgcttggatagagtacgaacgtcgggtggaaattgcaagcttagactggaggaacaatccattagggttacataaatggtccgagcgtccaaagtgtgggtgcagagatcgctggcaggtggctacatcctttgctgaacaaacatttcgaaggagatattttgtctgtcccaatgtagacaacgatttcgttgtatgtctaaccatttacaaaatccgctatgatttgcacaaaattactacccaaactgaataacattactatttttacagggcaatccaaggatgggtggatttactcgatggatcgacaatgtcactccatcatatcatggccagaagataacagagtcagaaacacaagtagagtatcaacgattgaaggaccacgagaatgcaatgcattctgaccgacctagaaggggccgataggttaccgcatgcttgattcgtcgggatcgacaaatttgtaccgtgtatcgatggcacttcttatctatcttatcattacaatgtttaattatggtggggattttttgtatgcgtaagactaagggcctatttggattgctaccaaaaatatgccctaccaatattttggtaatttgaatagtacttgtgtttgatttcgattgaagcctattcattgttaatacgtaatctagatttgagattatgtagaacattcttcactacaattttacattttggcagcaaaccaaatatgatcaaatgcaattttaccttaccaaatatttggtagtgccaaaacttgcttatattttggcactaacaaaatatttgtacggtaacattccaaataggccctaaaaaataataaaattgtattttaccagtcttggagattttaatcttgtatagttttcaatataaaaaaatttgataactattgatatttataaaaaatataaagcacagtataaaatcgccctcccccagggcggcaagggggccgcctgcaaaattccaggccccccgccgcccatttgcaggcggccccccgcacagtacaaaatcgccctagcggagggcggcaagggggccgcctgcaaatttcgttgacggccgtcgcccgagagcgaacggccgtctgccacgtcactttcgccgccctctgggatggcgatttttaaaaatcgccctcccagagggcggtaggtgaccacttctgtcaattttcaaaatgaaaaattatttttgtaaaacttttaataaaaaaaattaaaaataaaaaaaattcctctaTCGGCTGGGCTGCGGAAGAGGGTAGCTAGTGAAAGATACATCGTGACGATATGCAATATTtgtgagaattttttttcagtAATTCAAAAGCTAATGACGCATAAGTTGTCATAAGATTGCTAATTTTATGAAAACACGACGATTTTCATGTCTATTATTTCTTTACCTACTTTAATATAGACAGTACACGTGACAAATAAGAATGAATGCCATTTTTAAAGACtcgtattttattttaaaacaaataaaGAGTTCGGGAAAGAATATTCCCGGTACATCGCGATCGATCTTGCAACACAAAACCATCTTTTCCGAAGCTATTGTTATActaagaaaattaattaatttccagATGAAACCATACAATAGTAATGAATGAGATCGATAGGAGAACTACAGCGTTGCCACCAGAAATACATCCATGGGCCTCATTTTACGTGCACTCTATGTCTCCATCAAATAAAACCGATAATCCTCTTCAGCTGTCTCCATGAAAATAACACAAGTTATTAGAGATTTATCGTTGAGTCGTCGTAGATTGTCATCTCCTAAAATGATTGCCTATTAATTTATTTACCTATATTAATAGACTGGTGTGGTAGAACCATTACCAGGACTCATCATCGCCTCTCACCCTAGAACCTCATTTCTGCATATCTAGACCCTTATGTTGATGCTCAAAAACAATCCAGCCAACGCCTCTCCTGATGTTCTTGACCCCACGTGGCCACGTCCtaattaaggtggtgtttattttagtccctgtcaaatcggatgtttgacactaattagaagtatttaacgtagactaataataaaacttgcataaatgagagctaattcgcgagacaaattttttaagcctaattaatccataattagcacatgtttactgtaacttcacataggctaatcatggattaattaggctcaatagattcgtctcacgaattagtccagAGTTATGGAATatgttttgtcattagtctacatttaatccttctaattagtgtccaagtATCCGGTGTGCCTATATCCAAACGAAGCCGAAAACTAGACAATGCATCCATAGAATCTTTAAAATACCTCACGAATCGACGGTCTTGATGCGACGAACATGTCCTGGGATGAGAAATCCAGAGCATAGAGTTACGTACGTGCAGCGGCGTATTATTTTTTGAAATTCGATTACCATATTATACTACTCCATGCCTGTGTTCTTAAAATATATGACATATTATATAGTAGCTTACTATAATATCTTgtcaacttaaaaaaaattaacatcatatgaaaatattttaatgAGGTCAGAGATATACCGCTCatcatattaaaatattttaatgagGCTAGAGATATACCGCTAGTCTCTTTGACTACGTTAGGGTCTAGGGGAGTTCGTGGGCGCGTGCAGATAGTGGTGTATGTGTATCTACGCTTCTTCCGTAAAAACATAGTATGAAAAAGGTTTGATCTGTGTAATGTTCTGACAGACAAAAATGTTGACAACATTTACATAATTatcttttattgaaatacagatccCAAGCACACCAgcacacaaaaatcacaaaaaaaaagaaacaaaaacaacaacacaATGCGTGTGCAAACGACGCTTATTACACATACTACTGGTCACTCACTTCCACacactcgatcgatcgatcgatcatcaaCTACCGGACTCCATTGATTTCATTCCATTTCACGGGTAGACCTCGATAACGGAGATAGGGCCCAACACCGGCGTGATCTTGTAGTCGCCGAAGCCGGCGTCGGAGAAGATGGCCCTCCACTCGCGCTCCTCCCGCCCGACGCCACTGATGCACATGAGGAAGAGGCTGTGCAtgtcctccgcctccgccacgtTGGCGTcgcgcgacgccgccgacgagcccAGCACCAGCTCCGTTATGATCACCTTCCCTCCGGCCTCCCTCGCCGGGATCGCCTCCCTGCAGTTCCGGAGAATCCTCACGCAGTCGTCGTCTCCCCAGCAGTGCAACACGTACTAGGGAAGaagaagattatctttttttGTTAATCTCAAAGGTAATTAATTtaggagtaaatttcagaaaacctcATGTTTTATGgtcaaaattttagaaaacacGTGTATTTTCACTTGTGACACGTAACCACAGGTTTTGTGGTCTAAATATTTCATACAATTAAACCCCACTTTTTGTTCAAATATCCATTAGTTCTAGTATATCTgaaacaatattttttaaagtagtAAAGAGTTAAACAATCTATGTTTTAAAATTTCTATTAAATTCATACTGACCAACATGTTTTGGGGTGGGGTTTTATGAAACTTTAGAACCATAATAGTTGGAGTTATGTGCAACCACATAGGGTTTTGTGTAATGTTGACCATAAAACATagggttttctgaaatttacacGTGTTCTTAATCATATGTGCCTATGTGATACGTACTTTGAGTAGAACAGCGTCCGCTGGTGGAATGGATTGGAAcatgtcgccggcgacgagatgCAGGTTGCCGTCGTCGGAGACGggggcgtcggcgacgacgtgggGGAGGTCCATCACGGTGCACTTGATGTCCGGGAAGGCCGCGGCGATGGCCTTGGCGAccgcgccgtggccgccgccgacgtcgaccaGCGAGCGCAGCCCGCGGAACACGCCGGCGTGGTCCCTGAGGACGGCCTCGATCAGCAGCTGGCTCTCCACGAAGCTGTGCGCGTTCATGGTGTCGTTGTCCGCGTTCGCCGCGTCCCACCTGGACCGCCCGTGCGCCAGCTCGAACAGCGACCtcgccgcgggcggcgccgccgccggcgcggcgcgcagCCATGCGTGCATGTCGAAGAACGGGGAGACGGCGACGGGGCCCGCCGCGAAGCGCACCACGGTGGACAGCCCGCGCgggccgacgacgaggccggaCGCTGCGGTGAGCGTGTACATGGTCGACGTCGCGACGGCgggctcgccctcgccgccgtcggtcgtggcggcggtggcggcgaacaTGCCCGAGGTGGTGAGCAGCTTCATGAGGCACCGGAGGTCGGTGAGTCTGGACGCGTGCACGCCGGTATCGGCGGCGATGTTGGCcagggtggcggcgccgccgcggcggtggatcGCGTCGGGGATGCCGAGCTCCACGGCGCACTTGAGCGCCATGGGCTTGATGTAGCTGAACACGTGGTGGTAGAGCAGCGCGAAGGCTCCGACCATGTCCTCCTCATGGGAGATCACTTCTTCGCTTCCATGGATTAACGCCATTGATGAAATGGTGATGATTCTCTAATTACCTGAACTACTACGAGCAGCTGGCTTTGTCTCTTAATTTCCTGTGACTAGGGCTTACTTTCTTCTGCGATGTGCCTGTTCCTTTATATAGAGGACGGATCGAGGAGTACTTGTCATCGATTTTCTCTATGGGTGACTACTTAGATATACTACTAAGTTTGAAAATATTAGTTGTTTAGGATGAGGTAGGATGAGTTAGGCCTATTCTTGTTTTAGgtctatttaaaaatataccgataatttttttaaaatgtatcATTTAATTATAGTATTAACATAGTGTAATTACGTTGTAACTTATATGTGCAATATAAATTGCACGTAACTAAACGAAAAGAGTTGGTTGCCAGTAATTGGTAGGCTTTGCAAGGCATAGGTAGCAGGTTTGATCCTGCGCGCCTTTCTGTCCTGCTATTACGCTCGATTTTATGTACAACATGGATCTTAAGGCGTACAGACGCACAGTCTAGTAATCAACGTAAAAAATATGTCGctacttttttttaaggaactCCCTTGTTTTATGGTATAGGATGCTCGCAACTATCTCTTTGACATAAGGGATGGAATTAATGGACTTATTTGCGATGAGAGGGAGTGGCCTGCATGTTAGTTAGGAGAAAAGGGAGTTGTGTTAATTAGTCTGTTAGAGCATGACCAACAACTTTCTTATTCTATTTCATATATCCTCATATT harbors:
- the LOC4350663 gene encoding acetylserotonin O-methyltransferase 1-like, which translates into the protein MALIHGSEEVISHEEDMVGAFALLYHHVFSYIKPMALKCAVELGIPDAIHRRGGAATLANIAADTGVHASRLTDLRCLMKLLTTSGMFAATAATTDGGEGEPAVATSTMYTLTAASGLVVGPRGLSTVVRFAAGPVAVSPFFDMHAWLRAAPAAAPPAARSLFELAHGRSRWDAANADNDTMNAHSFVESQLLIEAVLRDHAGVFRGLRSLVDVGGGHGAVAKAIAAAFPDIKCTVMDLPHVVADAPVSDDGNLHLVAGDMFQSIPPADAVLLKYVLHCWGDDDCVRILRNCREAIPAREAGGKVIITELVLGSSAASRDANVAEAEDMHSLFLMCISGVGREEREWRAIFSDAGFGDYKITPVLGPISVIEVYP